A single genomic interval of Juglans regia cultivar Chandler chromosome 1, Walnut 2.0, whole genome shotgun sequence harbors:
- the LOC108995907 gene encoding NAC domain-containing protein 21/22-like has protein sequence MGLRDIGAALPPGFRFYPSDEELVCHYLYKKITNEEVLKGTTLMEIDLHTCEPWQLPEMAKLNANEWYFFSFRDRKYATGFRTNRATTTGYWKATGKDRTVQDPMTREIVGMRKTLVFYRNRAPNGIKTGWIMHEFRLETPHMPPKEDWVLCRVFHKSKGLMPDSEDCTKFSPQHMFETSSTTTACAPRQLSLAPSPPSNQTMPCGYYNQIMTSFDSSTPSHPNQTQSNSLLNLLQFSQETTNNINKEITSKGDHDEYGFLWDMNLEENSLANGAAPSNLEDMRFEIDHNSMVFL, from the exons ATGGGGCTGAGAGATATAGGGGCAGCACTCCCTCCGGGGTTTAGGTTTTATCCTAGTGATGAGGAGTTGGTCTGCCATTATCTTTACAAAAAGATTACAAATGAGGAGGTTTTGAAGGGTACTACTTTGATGGAAATTGACTTGCATACTTGTGAGCCATGGCAGCTTCCTG AGATGGCTAAGCTCAATGCAAACGAGTGGTACTTCTTCAGCTTCCGGGACCGCAAGTATGCCACAGGCTTCCGGACCAATCGGGCAACGACAACTGGATACTGGAAAGCCACGGGGAAGGATCGGACGGTCCAAGATCCAATGACGCGCGAGATCGTAGGGATGAGAAAGACTTTGGTGTTCTATCGGAACAGAGCTCCAAATGGGATCAAAACCGGATGGATCATGCATGAATTTCGCTTGGAGACCCCACATATGCCTCCTAAG GAGGACTGGGTTTTGTGCAGAGTATTTCACAAAAGCAAGGGTTTGATGCCAGACTCGGAGGATTGCACCAAATTCAGCCCACAACATATGTTTGAgaccagtagtactactacagCTTGTGCCCCTCGGCAGTTATCTTTAGCTCCATCTCCTCCCTCTAACCAAACCATGCCTTGTGGGTATTATAACCAAATCATGACCTCCTTTGACTCAAGTACCCCTTCTCacccaaaccaaacccaaaGCAATTCCCTGCTCAATCTTCTTCAGTTCTCTCAGGAAACTACAAATAACATCAACAAAGAAATTACCTCCAAAGGTGATCATGATGAATATGGGTTCCTATGGGACATGAATTTGGAAGAAAATAGCTTGGCAAATGGGGCAGCACCTTCAAACTTGGAGGATatgagatttgagattgatCACAACAGCATGGTTTTcctatga
- the LOC108995902 gene encoding serine/threonine-protein kinase 19 homolog — MDEIPEPSSRGRKRLRDQEDTEPQCSDLDQTLSLEENLTFSDTLVALRMMRAQFPHIEKVAIQPFVLRSQLYSSVKDRTQVDRELECLRREKVVRIFKLNTGQDDHAVMFLDDYLNQIERVVKRLGEKKQGDLEVFKWFRTHVVDAKLESSIEHQELHTLLSLGGKVKDGHISLLINAGLFTRQLIDPNMYWFAIPNIGSVLKGLSQGRKEVLSFLNRRRYKEMMLTSMEKKRLRFSPLDMRFHLRDLIGSGHLKTNQTSTGLVVQVSKD; from the exons ATGGACGAGATTCCAGAACCTTCATCCAGAGGCAGAAAACGCCTCCGGGACCAAGAAGATACCGAGCCCCAATGCAGCGATCTTGATCAAACTCTATCCCTAG AGGAAAATCTTACATTTAGCGATACACTGGTGGCGCTTCGCATGATGCGAGCTCAGTTCCCTCACATTGAGAAG GTCGCAATTCAGCCCTTTGTTTTACGGTCACAATTGTACAGCAGCGTAAAGGACAGAACACAAGTGGATAGAGAATTGGAG TGTTTAAGAAGAGAGAAAGTAGTGcgcattttcaaattaaataccGGACAGGATGATCATGCTGTAATGTTTCTGGACGACTATCTAAACCAG ATAGAACGTGTTGTGAAAAGACTGGGAGAAAAGAAGCAGGGTGATCTTGAAGTTTTTAAATGGTTTAGAACACATGTTGTGGATGCTAAGCTGGAATCTAGTATAGAACATCAAGAGCTT CATACACTCTTATCACTTGGGGGAAAGGTTAAGGATGGACACATCTCCCTTTTAATCAATGCTGGccttttt ACTCGTCAGCTTATTGATCCGAACATGTACTGGTTTGCAATTCCAAATATTGGTTCAGTGCTAAAGGGTCTCTCTCAG GGAAGAAAGGAAGTGCTTTCTTTCCTAAACCGCAGGAGATACAAAGAGATGATGTTAACTTCTATGGAGAAGAAGCGTCTCCGGTTTTCTCCACTCGATATGAGATTTCATCTTCGTGATCTGATTGGCTCGGGTCACCTCAAAACAAACCAGACATCAACTGGCTTAGTTGTTCAAGTGTCCAAAGATTAA